A single genomic interval of Rosistilla ulvae harbors:
- a CDS encoding acyl-CoA thioesterase — protein sequence MSSPYQTRRRIEFRDTDAAGIMHFSAFFTYMEQAEHEMLRSVGLSVMQPDGETTIGWPRVSATCDYKGAVRFEDIIDISVAVVHLGSKSVRYRHEFRIADRVVAVGEIVAVCCRIDDRHQLASIEIPAPIRERLTRHAV from the coding sequence ATGAGCAGCCCCTACCAGACCCGACGCCGCATCGAGTTTCGCGACACCGACGCCGCCGGCATCATGCACTTCTCAGCCTTTTTCACCTACATGGAACAGGCCGAGCACGAGATGCTGCGTTCCGTTGGGTTGAGCGTGATGCAGCCCGATGGCGAAACGACGATCGGCTGGCCGCGCGTCTCGGCGACCTGCGATTACAAGGGAGCGGTGCGGTTCGAAGACATCATCGATATCTCGGTCGCTGTCGTTCATCTGGGCAGCAAAAGCGTTCGCTATCGGCATGAGTTTCGGATCGCCGATCGCGTCGTTGCAGTTGGCGAAATCGTCGCCGTCTGCTGCCGAATCGACGACCGCCATCAACTCGCCTCGATCGAAATACCCGCTCCGATCCGTGAACGATTGACCCGGCACGCGGTTTAG
- a CDS encoding UbiD family decarboxylase, with product MKHRSTRHAVDDLAAGGRLIRYEHPVDANLELAEIQRRVYLSGGPAVLFTNVTGCRFPMVSNLFGSLDQARYLFRHTIDRVRKLIELKIDPSLAAKQFWRYPSVPLAALTMLPRRCRSGAVMQNSIALPELPQLKSWPDDGGAFVTLPQVLSQPAEGASLQETNLGMYRVQLSGNDYDPQTEVGMHYQIHRGIGVHHRAALENGRPFRVVVTVGGAPSMTLSAVMPLPEGLSELTFAGALAGHRIPMVTGPGHAPIYADADFAIVGTIDPTRQKPEGPFGDHLGYYSLRHDFPVLNVERVYHRNDAVWPLTVVGRPPQEDTTFGELIHDLTGPVIPTVLPGIKAVHAVDASGVHPLLLAIGSERYMPMSGANEPQELLTQANAVLGNGQLSLAKYLWIANHYDNTELDIHDVSGFLQHMLQRVDWRRDLHFQTQTTIDTLDYSGSGLNRGSKVVIAAVGPVVRQLPTSIEGDLHLPEGFGQPKVAAPGILIIQGPAASASSPRLDALLTDRMDVHSPINRFPLVIVADDSEFSARTINNFVWTTFTRSNPAADIYGIGAFVADKHWGCEGSLVIDARVKPHHAPPLIEDPEIVKRVDAIAARGGALAKYL from the coding sequence ATGAAACATCGCAGCACCCGACACGCCGTCGACGACCTCGCCGCTGGCGGGCGTTTGATCCGTTACGAGCATCCGGTCGACGCCAACCTCGAACTGGCGGAGATCCAGCGTCGCGTCTACCTCAGCGGCGGGCCGGCGGTTCTGTTTACCAACGTGACCGGTTGCCGGTTTCCGATGGTCAGCAACCTGTTTGGATCGCTGGACCAGGCTCGTTATCTGTTTCGTCACACGATCGACCGCGTTCGCAAATTGATCGAATTGAAGATCGATCCCTCGTTGGCGGCGAAGCAGTTCTGGCGTTACCCCAGCGTCCCGCTGGCCGCGCTGACGATGTTGCCTCGCCGTTGCCGAAGCGGTGCGGTGATGCAGAATTCGATCGCTCTGCCCGAACTGCCGCAGTTGAAATCGTGGCCCGACGACGGCGGTGCGTTTGTCACGCTGCCACAGGTGCTCAGCCAACCGGCCGAAGGTGCCAGCCTGCAAGAGACAAACCTGGGGATGTACCGGGTCCAGTTGTCGGGGAACGATTACGATCCGCAGACCGAAGTCGGAATGCACTACCAGATCCATCGTGGGATCGGAGTCCATCATCGCGCAGCGCTGGAGAACGGTCGCCCGTTTCGCGTCGTCGTCACCGTGGGCGGTGCTCCTTCGATGACCCTTTCCGCCGTGATGCCGTTGCCCGAGGGTTTGTCCGAACTAACCTTTGCCGGCGCTTTGGCGGGGCACCGGATTCCGATGGTCACCGGTCCGGGGCATGCGCCGATCTACGCCGACGCCGACTTTGCCATCGTCGGCACGATCGATCCGACGCGTCAAAAGCCGGAGGGTCCGTTTGGCGATCACCTGGGCTATTACAGCCTGCGGCACGATTTCCCGGTCCTTAATGTGGAGCGTGTCTACCACCGCAACGATGCCGTCTGGCCACTGACCGTCGTCGGGCGGCCTCCGCAAGAGGATACGACCTTCGGCGAACTGATCCACGATCTGACCGGCCCCGTGATCCCGACGGTCTTGCCGGGGATCAAGGCGGTTCACGCGGTCGATGCTTCCGGCGTCCATCCGCTGCTGCTGGCGATCGGTAGCGAGCGGTATATGCCGATGAGTGGAGCCAACGAGCCGCAGGAATTGCTGACGCAGGCCAACGCTGTTCTCGGTAACGGTCAGCTGTCGCTTGCCAAATACCTCTGGATCGCAAACCACTACGACAACACGGAACTCGACATCCACGACGTCTCCGGTTTCTTGCAGCATATGTTGCAGCGCGTCGATTGGCGTCGCGATCTGCATTTCCAAACACAAACGACCATCGACACGTTGGACTACTCTGGATCGGGACTCAATCGCGGATCGAAAGTTGTGATCGCGGCGGTTGGCCCCGTCGTTCGCCAGTTGCCGACATCGATCGAGGGCGACCTGCATCTGCCCGAAGGCTTTGGCCAGCCGAAAGTTGCGGCTCCAGGAATCCTGATCATCCAAGGTCCGGCCGCGTCGGCGTCGAGTCCGCGGTTGGATGCGCTGTTGACCGATCGCATGGACGTCCACTCGCCGATCAATCGCTTCCCATTGGTGATCGTTGCCGACGACAGCGAGTTCAGCGCGCGGACGATCAACAACTTTGTCTGGACGACGTTCACTCGCAGTAATCCCGCCGCGGATATCTACGGAATCGGAGCGTTTGTGGCCGACAAGCACTGGGGCTGCGAGGGATCGCTGGTGATCGACGCACGCGTCAAACCGCACCACGCGCCGCCGTTGATCGAAGATCCCGAGATCGTCAAACGAGTCGATGCGATCGCCGCACGCGGTGGAGCGTTGGCGAAGTATCTGTAG
- a CDS encoding SDR family NAD(P)-dependent oxidoreductase, whose product MKSIQELFDVQRPVALVTGSGSPRVGNAIAWRLARRGFRIVLHCNTSIDHARQTAAEMTAEGTEVLVVQGAMDDADDVARMFQEIDDRFARIDVLVNSAAIWSPKRLEDVTADDVRKNLEVNTLGTFIAAQAAGLRMVKQSRGGAIVNIGDWAVVRPYVDYAAYFPSKGAIPAMTRSLALELAQRNRFVRVNAILPGPVLLGSEVSDEVEAANRESTLLKRVGTAEHVAHAVEFLIENDFVTGTCLNVDGGRAIYAGDPMQVDHRTD is encoded by the coding sequence ATGAAATCGATCCAAGAACTATTTGATGTCCAACGGCCTGTGGCGCTTGTGACCGGCAGCGGTTCACCGCGGGTGGGCAATGCGATCGCCTGGCGGCTGGCTCGCCGCGGTTTTCGAATCGTCTTGCACTGCAACACCAGCATCGATCACGCGCGGCAGACCGCGGCGGAGATGACCGCTGAGGGGACGGAGGTCTTGGTCGTGCAGGGAGCGATGGACGACGCGGATGATGTCGCGCGGATGTTCCAGGAGATCGATGACCGGTTCGCGCGGATCGATGTGCTGGTCAACAGCGCGGCGATCTGGAGCCCGAAGCGGTTGGAAGATGTCACCGCCGACGATGTCCGCAAGAATTTGGAAGTGAACACGCTGGGAACGTTTATCGCCGCGCAGGCCGCTGGGCTGCGGATGGTCAAGCAAAGTCGGGGCGGTGCGATCGTCAACATCGGCGATTGGGCGGTTGTCCGCCCCTACGTCGACTACGCCGCCTACTTCCCCAGCAAAGGCGCTATCCCCGCGATGACTCGCAGCTTGGCCCTCGAGCTGGCTCAGCGGAATCGCTTCGTCCGCGTCAACGCGATCCTCCCCGGCCCGGTCCTGTTGGGGAGCGAGGTGTCGGACGAAGTCGAAGCGGCCAACCGCGAATCGACGCTCCTCAAACGTGTTGGCACCGCCGAACACGTGGCGCATGCCGTCGAGTTCCTTATCGAAAACGACTTCGTCACCGGCACCTGTTTGAACGTCGACGGCGGCCGCGCGATCTATGCGGGCGACCCGATGCAGGTCGACCATCGCACCGACTGA
- the hemC gene encoding hydroxymethylbilane synthase has product MTSETPRTIRLATRQSPLALWQANWVSDRLTEAGHQVELILLTTRGDVDQRPIDGASAVGMFTKGIQRSVLAEESDVAIHSLKDLPTAPTPGLTLIATPPRAPVRDCLISRGDKKLDELAAGAIVGTGSRRREAQLRHLRPDLEVRSIRGNVETRLEKLDSGEYDAIILAEAGLQRLEMHTRITEALSPEKMLPAPGQGSLGIEIRTDDGFCCTALSALNDPDTHASVTAERTLMLTLEGGCLAPIGTYGRIVSGQLHLDAVVVSRDGKQRLYTHGVAPPEEAMTLARQLAEELLQQGAAAIIQEQRD; this is encoded by the coding sequence ATGACATCCGAAACTCCGCGCACCATCCGATTAGCAACTCGACAAAGTCCATTGGCTTTGTGGCAGGCGAATTGGGTCTCCGATCGCCTGACCGAAGCCGGACATCAGGTCGAGTTGATTCTATTGACGACGCGGGGTGATGTGGATCAACGCCCGATCGATGGCGCATCGGCTGTCGGAATGTTCACTAAAGGAATCCAACGGTCGGTGTTGGCGGAAGAATCCGATGTGGCGATCCACAGTTTGAAAGACCTTCCAACCGCGCCAACGCCCGGATTGACTCTAATCGCCACACCGCCGCGGGCTCCGGTTCGCGACTGCTTGATCAGCCGTGGCGACAAGAAGCTGGATGAACTTGCAGCGGGAGCGATCGTCGGCACGGGCAGCCGCCGCCGCGAAGCGCAACTGCGCCACCTGCGTCCCGATCTCGAAGTCCGCTCGATCCGCGGCAACGTCGAAACGCGACTGGAAAAGCTTGATTCGGGCGAATACGACGCGATCATCCTGGCCGAAGCTGGCTTGCAGCGACTGGAGATGCACACGCGGATCACCGAAGCGTTGTCGCCGGAAAAGATGCTGCCGGCACCTGGGCAGGGTTCGCTGGGAATCGAAATCCGCACCGACGACGGATTCTGCTGCACCGCTCTGTCGGCTCTGAACGACCCCGACACCCACGCCTCGGTGACCGCCGAACGGACGCTGATGCTGACGCTCGAAGGAGGCTGCCTGGCACCGATCGGCACCTACGGCCGGATCGTCTCGGGGCAACTGCATCTGGACGCCGTCGTCGTCTCGCGCGATGGCAAGCAACGGCTCTACACCCACGGCGTCGCGCCACCCGAAGAAGCGATGACGCTCGCGCGGCAACTGGCCGAGGAACTACTGCAGCAAGGCGCCGCGGCAATCATCCAAGAGCAACGCGATTGA
- a CDS encoding RidA family protein: MSAEANLEKLNLELPPAPKPAGVYKPCVIVGNLAYLSGHGPLKPDGNLIVGRLGEDMDLEAGYAAARQVGLTLLASIKANLGSLDRVKRVVKALALVRCTDAFDQQPAVVNGFSELFREVFGEECGVGARSAMGTNALPGGIAVEIEVILEIEA; encoded by the coding sequence ATGAGTGCCGAAGCGAATTTGGAAAAACTGAACCTGGAACTTCCCCCAGCCCCTAAACCAGCTGGCGTCTACAAGCCTTGTGTCATCGTTGGCAACTTGGCCTACCTGTCGGGACACGGTCCTTTGAAACCCGATGGCAACCTAATTGTCGGTCGACTGGGCGAAGACATGGATCTCGAAGCGGGGTATGCCGCAGCACGCCAAGTCGGGCTGACTCTGCTCGCATCGATCAAAGCCAATCTGGGCAGCTTGGATCGCGTGAAACGCGTGGTCAAAGCGCTGGCGCTGGTTCGCTGCACCGATGCGTTCGACCAACAACCGGCTGTCGTCAACGGATTCAGCGAACTGTTCCGCGAGGTCTTTGGCGAAGAGTGTGGCGTTGGAGCTCGCAGTGCGATGGGAACCAATGCGTTGCCTGGCGGCATCGCGGTTGAAATCGAAGTGATCCTCGAAATCGAAGCCTAA
- the hisI gene encoding phosphoribosyl-AMP cyclohydrolase, with product MTDAPAIPDFSRGVDGLLPAIAQDAGSGRVLMLAWMNPQAWQETLETGQATYWSRSRGKLWRKGETSGHRQRVTEIRVDCDADTILLSVEQTGAACHDGYASCFYRTIQSDGSATVADSRLVDPNDVYGKGSDAPSA from the coding sequence ATGACCGACGCCCCTGCCATCCCCGACTTTTCGCGCGGCGTCGATGGTCTGTTGCCAGCGATTGCTCAGGATGCTGGCAGCGGCCGCGTCCTGATGCTCGCCTGGATGAATCCCCAGGCGTGGCAAGAGACGCTGGAAACGGGGCAAGCGACCTACTGGAGTCGCAGCCGCGGCAAGTTGTGGCGCAAAGGAGAGACCAGCGGCCATCGGCAACGCGTGACCGAGATCCGCGTCGACTGCGATGCCGATACGATTCTATTGAGCGTCGAGCAGACGGGAGCCGCCTGCCACGATGGCTATGCCAGCTGTTTCTATCGGACGATCCAGTCCGATGGCTCGGCGACCGTGGCCGATTCCCGATTGGTGGACCCCAACGATGTTTACGGAAAAGGCAGCGACGCACCCTCCGCGTGA